The DNA segment AGACGTCGACGCGCCGTACGCGCCGACGTTCTGGATCGGCGTCGCGCCGGTGGTTCCAGGTATGCCCGAGAGCGCTTCCATGCCGGACAGTCCTGCATCGATCGTCGCCTGCACGACGGCATCCCACTCGATGCCAGCATCGACCGTCACGATCTCGCCGTCGATATCCAGCCGCGATCCGGTCACCCGAACCACCCGGCCGTCGAACCCGTCGTCGCCGACGACCAGGTTGGATCCGCCGCCGATGACCAGCACATCGGTTCCCGCGCGATCCGCGTCGCGCACGAGGGAGACCAACTCGTCAGCGTTCGAGGCAACAGTGAATTCACGGGCCGGGCCGCCCACCCGGATGGTGGTGAGCTCCGAAATTGCAGTAGGCACGGACTATGACGCTACCGGTCGCGCACCGGCGTCTTCAGTCACCCGGTAACCTGCGGGGATGCCTCGCCCCATTGAGCACAGCTCGACTGTGCCCGCCTCCGCCGACAAGGTCCACGCCGCACTGACGTCCGAGCAGTACTGGAAGGACCGCATCGAGCAGATCGGCGGACCGGGTGCCAGCCTGAAGAGCGTCACCGTCGGCAACGGAACCATCGACGTCGTCATGACCCAGGCCGTCCCCGAAGAGGAGTTGCCGTCCGCGGTGACCGCCTTCAAGAAGGGCGACCTCATCATCGAACGCACCGAGAGCTGGGGACCGTTCGACGGCACCCACGCCGACGGCACCTTCGGCGCGACCGTCGAGGGCGCACCCGCGCGCATCACCGGCACCACCACACTCGACGCCACGGGCGAGACGACCACCATCGCGTTGGCCGGCACCACCGAGGTCAAGGTCCCCATCTTCGGCGGCAAGATCGAAGCGATGATCAGCGAGCAGGTGCTCTCGCTCATCGACAACGAACAGGACTTCACCGGTAACTGGATCGCCGCGCAGGCGAACAGCTAGCCTGGCGCACTATGGCTCGCCGAATGAACTACTCCGCCCGGTTCACCCACTCGACGCAGCAGGTCTATGCAGCGCTCTCCAGTCGCGATCACTGGGATGCGCGCATCGAGGAGATGCGTAAGTACTCGGAGAACGAGCTGAAGAGCTTCGAGGTGTCCGACGCCGGAATCGACATCGTGATGCACCACGTCATCCCGCGCACCGAACTGCCCGACATCGCGCAGACGGTGATGAAGAAAGACATGGTCATCACCCGCAACGTGCACTTCGACGCGTTCGAGGAAGTTACCGCGGGCCACTACGACGCGTCGATCCCGGCCGGACCCGGCTCGCTCAAGGGCACCACTTCGCTGTTCCCCACCAACGGCGGTTCGACGCTGCGCACCTCCTCCGAGGCCAAGGTCTTCCTGCCGTTCATCGGCGGCAAGCTCGAGCAGCTCATGCTCGTCAACCTCATCGACCTGTGGCGCGGCGAGGGCGAAGTGACCGCCGACTGGCTCGAAAAGAACGCCTGAGCTGAACAAGCCGAACAGGGGTCGTTCCGCAGGCTCCACTCCCCATCTGGGTCGTTCCGCAGGCTCCACTCCTGCCCCTGAAGGCGTCATCACTCGCGGCACCACCGGCATCAATCGGTTGCGTCGCAGCGACCGGTGGCTGATGCACAACCCCGATGTTCGACGTGTTCTGCAGGGCTCGCCGAATCCCCTCGTCGTAGACCTCGGGTACGGGGCGATGCCGAACACCACGCTCGAGCTGGCCGGTCGACTGCGCACCGTCCGGCCCGATCTCCGAGTCACCGGTCTCGAGATCGACCCCGCTCGCGTCGTCCCGGGCAGTGACGGCGTGGAGTTCGCCCGCGGCGGTTTCGAACTCGCGGGCTTGCGCCCCAACCTGGTGCGGGC comes from the Rhodococcus sp. SBT000017 genome and includes:
- a CDS encoding DUF2505 domain-containing protein, with translation MPRPIEHSSTVPASADKVHAALTSEQYWKDRIEQIGGPGASLKSVTVGNGTIDVVMTQAVPEEELPSAVTAFKKGDLIIERTESWGPFDGTHADGTFGATVEGAPARITGTTTLDATGETTTIALAGTTEVKVPIFGGKIEAMISEQVLSLIDNEQDFTGNWIAAQANS
- a CDS encoding DUF2505 domain-containing protein, yielding MARRMNYSARFTHSTQQVYAALSSRDHWDARIEEMRKYSENELKSFEVSDAGIDIVMHHVIPRTELPDIAQTVMKKDMVITRNVHFDAFEEVTAGHYDASIPAGPGSLKGTTSLFPTNGGSTLRTSSEAKVFLPFIGGKLEQLMLVNLIDLWRGEGEVTADWLEKNA